A genome region from Nicotiana tabacum cultivar K326 chromosome 13, ASM71507v2, whole genome shotgun sequence includes the following:
- the LOC107791092 gene encoding protein MIZU-KUSSEI 1-like has protein sequence MDQDSQSTPRASSSSLSSSSSSKKPPPPPPTPQLSLVEPANSTKKKNRTRVFRVFRNVFRSFPIITPACKLPSLPGGRLPDSNSRIIPGSRITGTLFGYRKGRVSISIQENPRTLPTVVIELALQTNVLQKEMNLGMVRIALECEKRDKKEKINLLEEPLWSMYCNGKKSGYGVKREATEEDLNVMEILKPVSMGAGVLPGKSDVEGPDGEMTYMRAHFERVVKSKDAETLYMLSPDANDGPELSIFFVRI, from the exons ATGGATCAGGATTCACAATCAACGCCAAGAGCTAGCTCATCATCATTATCTTCGTCGTCTTCTTCAAAAAAACCTCCACCTCCACCACCAACTCCGCAATTATCCCTTGTTGAGCCAGCTAATTCTACCAAGAAAAAAAATCGAACTAGGGTTTTTCGAGTTTTTCGAAATGTTTTTCGATCTTTCCCTATTATAACACCTGCATGCAAGCTTCCTTCGCTCCCCGGCGGCCGATTACCGGACAGTAATAGCCGTATAATTCCAGGTTCAAGAATCACCGGAACGTTGTTTGGATATCGAAAGGGACGTGTTAGTATCTCTATTCAGGAAAACCCTAGAACTCTTCCCACTGTTGTTATCGAACTCGCTTTGCAAACCAATGTTTTGCAGAAGGAAATGAATCTCGGCATG GTCAGGATTGCTTTAGAATGCGAAAAAAGAGACAAAAAGGAGAAGATAAATCTTCTTGAAGAGCCATTATGGAGCATGTATTGTAATGGCAAAAAAAGTGGCTATGGTGTGAAAAGAGAAGCTACAGAAGAAGATCTCAATGTAATGGAGATTCTCAAACCGGTTTCCATGGGCGCCGGCGTGTTGCCCGGAAAATCTGACGTGGAAGGACCGGACGGCGAGATGACGTATATGAGGGCACATTTTGAACGTGTGGTTAAATCAAAAGATGCTGAAACACTATACATGTTGAGCCCAGATGCAAATGATGGACCTGAATTGAGTATTTTCTTTGTAAGGATATGA
- the LOC107791093 gene encoding uncharacterized protein LOC107791093 isoform X1: MLSTLKLQLPSPVLNINSDQGVAGNLDISRRFSIRLPQRQLASLSVQSENASSSEPLVTSHLNSTVGYSSSSVVQWTLTHRHIHILNFIACAAAISATWLFFSAIPTLLAFRRAAESLEKLMDVTREELPDTMAAVRLSGMEISDLTMELSDLGQGLTQGVRSSTRAVRLAEERLRQFSSMAQSANMQGLLVPTETRTAGPAIAKKARDLREGIVKGRAALQMLFTLSRYSRTILNFFRSRA, from the exons ATGTTGAGTACGCTCAAATTGCAGCTACCGTCGCCGGTGCTCAACATAAATTCCGACCAAGGAGTCGCCGGGAACTTGGATATCAGCCGGCGGTTTAGTATCCGATTGCCACAACGGCAATTGGCGTCTCTTTCCGTCCAATCGGAAAATGCTTCGTCATCTGAGCCGTTAGTTACCTCTCATCTGAATTCCACCGTTGGATATTCTTCTTCCTCGGTGGTTCAATGGACTCTAACACATCGCCATATTCATATCCTCAATTTCATTGCTTGCGCT GCAGCAATATCTGCAACCTGGCTGTTTTTCTCTGCAATTCCAACCCTTCTG GCTTTTAGACGAGCTGCAGAGTCGCTAGAGAAGCTAATGGATGTTACTAGAGAGGAGCTTCCTGACACTATGGCTGCAGTTCGACTCTCTGGTATGGAGATCAGTGACCTAACTATGGAGCTCAGTGACCTTGG CCAAGGATTAACACAAGGCGTTAGAAGCTCaactcgagctgtccgcttggcAGAGGAAAGATTGCGACAGTTTTCAAGCATGGCTCAATCAG CAAACATGCAGGGTCTACTAGTCCCAACGGAGACCAGGACAGCGGGACCAGCTATAGCTAAAAAGGCAAGGGACCTAAGGGAGGGGATCGTTAAAGGCCGTGCTGCTCTGCAAATGCTTTTCACCCTCAGCCGGTATTCCAGGACGATCCTCAATTTCTTCAGGTCCAGGGCATAG
- the LOC107791093 gene encoding uncharacterized protein LOC107791093 isoform X2, giving the protein MLSTLKLQLPSPVLNINSDQGVAGNLDISRRFSIRLPQRQLASLSVQSENASSSEPLVTSHLNSTVGYSSSSVVQWTLTHRHIHILNFIACAAFRRAAESLEKLMDVTREELPDTMAAVRLSGMEISDLTMELSDLGQGLTQGVRSSTRAVRLAEERLRQFSSMAQSANMQGLLVPTETRTAGPAIAKKARDLREGIVKGRAALQMLFTLSRYSRTILNFFRSRA; this is encoded by the exons ATGTTGAGTACGCTCAAATTGCAGCTACCGTCGCCGGTGCTCAACATAAATTCCGACCAAGGAGTCGCCGGGAACTTGGATATCAGCCGGCGGTTTAGTATCCGATTGCCACAACGGCAATTGGCGTCTCTTTCCGTCCAATCGGAAAATGCTTCGTCATCTGAGCCGTTAGTTACCTCTCATCTGAATTCCACCGTTGGATATTCTTCTTCCTCGGTGGTTCAATGGACTCTAACACATCGCCATATTCATATCCTCAATTTCATTGCTTGCGCT GCTTTTAGACGAGCTGCAGAGTCGCTAGAGAAGCTAATGGATGTTACTAGAGAGGAGCTTCCTGACACTATGGCTGCAGTTCGACTCTCTGGTATGGAGATCAGTGACCTAACTATGGAGCTCAGTGACCTTGG CCAAGGATTAACACAAGGCGTTAGAAGCTCaactcgagctgtccgcttggcAGAGGAAAGATTGCGACAGTTTTCAAGCATGGCTCAATCAG CAAACATGCAGGGTCTACTAGTCCCAACGGAGACCAGGACAGCGGGACCAGCTATAGCTAAAAAGGCAAGGGACCTAAGGGAGGGGATCGTTAAAGGCCGTGCTGCTCTGCAAATGCTTTTCACCCTCAGCCGGTATTCCAGGACGATCCTCAATTTCTTCAGGTCCAGGGCATAG
- the LOC107791093 gene encoding uncharacterized protein LOC107791093 isoform X3 yields the protein MLSTLKLQLPSPVLNINSDQGVAGNLDISRRFSIRLPQRQLASLSVQSENASSSEPLVTSHLNSTVGYSSSSVVQWTLTHRHIHILNFIACAAAISATWLFFSAIPTLLAFRRAAESLEKLMDVTREELPDTMAAVRLSGMEISDLTMELSDLGQGLTQGVRSSTRAVRLAEERLRQFSSMAQSGSTSPNGDQDSGTSYS from the exons ATGTTGAGTACGCTCAAATTGCAGCTACCGTCGCCGGTGCTCAACATAAATTCCGACCAAGGAGTCGCCGGGAACTTGGATATCAGCCGGCGGTTTAGTATCCGATTGCCACAACGGCAATTGGCGTCTCTTTCCGTCCAATCGGAAAATGCTTCGTCATCTGAGCCGTTAGTTACCTCTCATCTGAATTCCACCGTTGGATATTCTTCTTCCTCGGTGGTTCAATGGACTCTAACACATCGCCATATTCATATCCTCAATTTCATTGCTTGCGCT GCAGCAATATCTGCAACCTGGCTGTTTTTCTCTGCAATTCCAACCCTTCTG GCTTTTAGACGAGCTGCAGAGTCGCTAGAGAAGCTAATGGATGTTACTAGAGAGGAGCTTCCTGACACTATGGCTGCAGTTCGACTCTCTGGTATGGAGATCAGTGACCTAACTATGGAGCTCAGTGACCTTGG CCAAGGATTAACACAAGGCGTTAGAAGCTCaactcgagctgtccgcttggcAGAGGAAAGATTGCGACAGTTTTCAAGCATGGCTCAATCAG GGTCTACTAGTCCCAACGGAGACCAGGACAGCGGGACCAGCTATAGCTAA
- the LOC107791094 gene encoding LOW QUALITY PROTEIN: uncharacterized protein At4g19900 (The sequence of the model RefSeq protein was modified relative to this genomic sequence to represent the inferred CDS: deleted 1 base in 1 codon): MLRNLRTRRRPLYGAHICALAAAILLLLSVSLLYSRLNFFLQPNNHHPHPLSYDTISLNNPLVDDLADADYRSSDDRIDELDVADNNNNNNDDEFLLSNESEEDDEELINQYPRVSSTYFYDQRHGVVRRAFNKRSIEEWEDYVNFESRMKVGLGFKSDESKAAFGSDDFPVDVQMRMKLSEIKSVEDALLLKGSPLREGWGEWFEKKSDFLRRDRMFKSNLEALNPNNNPMLQDPDGAGITGLTRGDKIVLKGLMNELKKVPFLVKKPLSVSELRKSELVSDALDLQKMAGLAKIDAFESKELKFNTELVKTNDAYVNKGKRAERRTLNDNARIGKRAVHVHDTDEDLATRSNKGIHNGNRKAVEGETRGEVSGQVYADGKRWGYFPGLQSRLSFANFMDSFFRKAKCTMRFFMVWNSPAWMFTTRYHRGLESVLNHHPDACVVVFSETIELNFFSGFVKDGFKVAVVMPNLDELLQDTPTHVFASVWYEWKQTKHYPLHYSELVRLAALYKYGGIYLDSDIIVLNSLSLLNNTVAFEDDLRGKTLNGAVMAFRKQSPFIMECLKEFYASYDDAQLRWNGADLLTRVASNFSGNDNLSDRTMEVKFQPSFLIFPIGHNNITRYFSAPATESEKAEQDMLFKTILKETVTFHFWNGLTSAMVPEPESLAYQIINYNCLHCSEEL, encoded by the exons ATGCTTCGGAACCTCCGCACACGGCGGCGTCCGCTTTACGGCGCTCACATTTGCGCCTTAGCCGCCGCGATTCTCCTCCTCCTTTCGGTTTCACTCCTCTACAGTCGCCTCAACTTCTTCCTCCAACCTAACAATCACCACCCGCACCCCCTCTCATACGACACCATTTCACTGAACAATCCTCTCGTCGACGATTTAGCCGACGCTGATTACCGCTCATCTGACGACCGCATCGACGAGCTCGACGTTGctgacaataacaacaacaataacgatGATGAGTTCCTCTTATCCAACGAATCCGAAGAGGATGACGAAGAACTCATCAACCAGTATCCTAGGGTTTCCTCTACGTATTTCTACGACCAGAGACACGGAGTTGTACGGAGAGCGTTTAACAAACGATCGATTGAGGAATGGGAGGATTACGTTAATTTCGAATCGAGGATGAAGGTAGGATTAGGGTTTAAGAGTGATGAATCTAAGGCCGCGTTTGGATCTGATGATTTTCCAGTAGATGTGCAAATGAGAATGAAATTGAGTGAGATTAAGAGTGTTGAAGATGCTTTGTTACTAAAAGGATCACCTTTGAGGGAAGGGTGGGGTGAGTGGTTTGAAAAGAAGAGTGATTTTTTGAGGCGGGATCGGATGTTCAAGTCGAATTTGGAGGCgttaaatccaaat aataatcccatgtTGCAGGATCCTGATGGAGCTGGGATTACTGGATTGACTAGAGGGGATAAAATTGTATTGAAAGGGTTGATGAATGAGCTTAAGAAAGTTCCATTTCTGGTGAAAAAGCCACTTTCGGTTTCTGAATTGAGAAAATCTGAACTGGTTAGTGATGCTTTGGATTTGCAGAAGATGGCGGGGCTGGCCAAAATTGATGCCTTCGAGTCCAAAGAGTTGAAGTTCAATACTGAATTAGTGAAAACTAATGATGCGTATGTGAATAAAGGGAAGAGAGCGGAGCGTAGAACATTAAATGATAATGCTAGAATTGGAAAAAGAGCTGTACATGTTCATGATACTGATGAAGATTTAGCTACTAGGAGTAACAAAGGGATACACAATGGTAATAGGAAAGCTGTGGAAGGTGAGACAAGAGGTGAAGTTTCTGGGCAAGTCTATGCTGATGGAAAGAGATGGGGTTACTTTCCGGGTTTGCAATCCCGGTTGTCTTTTGCTAATTTTATGGATTCCTTTTTCAGGAAAGCAAAATGTACTATGAGATTTTTCATGGTGTGGAATTCTCCTGCATGGATGTTTACCACTCGGTATCATAGGGGACTTGAGAGCGTACTTAACCATCACCCGGATGCCTGTGTGGTGGTTTTCTCTGAGACAATAGAACTTAACTTCTTTAGTGGTTTTGTGAAGGATGG CTTCAAAGTGGCTGTTGTGATGCCCAATCTTGATGAGCTCCTACAAGATACACCAACACATGTATTTGCTTCTGTCTGGTACGAGTGGAAGCAGACAAAACATTATCCTTTACATTACAGTGAACTTGTCAGGCTGGCAGCTCTATACAA GTATGGGGGAATCTATCTTGACTCGGATATCATAGTGTTGAATTCATTGTCTTTGCTGAATAATACTGTTGCTTTTGAGGATGACCTACGTGGAAAAACATTGAATGGTGCTGTAATGGCGTTTAGAAAGCAAAG TCCTTTTATAATGGAGTGTTTGAAGGAGTTTTATGCCTCTTATGACGACGCACAATTAAGGTGGAATGGAGCTGATCTTTTGACAAGAGTTGCTAGTAACTTTTCTGGCAATGATAATCTCTCTGATAGAACGATGGAGGTCAAGTTTCAACCCTCTTTTCTTATCTTCCCTATCGGTCATAATAATATTACCAG ATATTTCTCAGCACCAGCAACGGAGAGTGAGAAAGCTGAACAAGATATGCTATTTAAAACTATCCTCAAAGAAACAGTCACATTTCACTTTTGGAATGGCTTAACTTCAGCTATGGTTCCAGAGCCTGAGAGCCTTGCATACCAGATCATTAATTACAATTGCCTACATTGCTCTGAAGAATTGTGA